The Catenuloplanes niger genome includes a window with the following:
- a CDS encoding glycoside hydrolase family 3 N-terminal domain-containing protein: protein MTTLPYLDPDLPVADRVADLLSRLTLEEKAGQLTQFFYFGSPQVPDGVDVASLPPEQQAPVRVEEAVRDGRAGSLLFVRDAGTVNRMQRMAMRSRLGVPLLFGFDVVHGMRTILPVPIALAASWCPETIEAGQAVAAREARALGIHWTFAPMIDIARDPRWGRIVEGAGEDPYLGAAVAAAQVRGFQGDLGPDRLVAGPKHFAGYGAARGGRDYDDADISDSELWNVYLPPFRAAVDAGALNVMSAYMDLNGVPASGNRWLLTDVLRESFGFAGFVVSDANAVRSLEVQHFARDLTDAGARALDAGLDMEMCMYDPAFARLPEAVAAGLVTEEQIDTAVRRVLTVKFRLGLFENPYADEGRTHDLAAHRDTARVAAERSIVLLKNDGGLLPLAAPARIAVVGELATATRDSLGPWVFGHDTGETVTVLDGLRARFGDGVTHAPGVHLPGRVFPSIFDQMEPPPAIPSGDQDDAEIDRAVALAAGADVAVVVVGQRQNQIGENASSATLDLPGRQLEQLRRITATGTPVVLVVMSGRPLDLRWADAHVPAIVQAWYPGTSGGHAVAAVLAGDVSPAGRLPFTWPRHAGQVPMIYAHHRTFAPQDQDKRYWEEESTPLYPFGHGLSYASFDYANLRTAAGTVAVGATTEVSVDVTNTSAREADEVVQLYIHQRYGSASRPVRELKGFRRLTLAPGETRTVTFPLGPAELSYWNAATRTVVQDATTLDVWAGGSSTATLSTRLEVTP, encoded by the coding sequence ATGACGACGCTGCCCTACCTCGACCCGGATCTGCCCGTGGCGGACCGCGTCGCGGATCTGCTGTCCCGTCTGACGTTGGAGGAGAAGGCCGGGCAGCTGACCCAGTTCTTCTACTTCGGCTCACCGCAGGTGCCGGACGGGGTCGACGTCGCGTCGCTGCCGCCGGAGCAGCAGGCACCGGTGCGGGTGGAGGAGGCGGTCCGGGACGGGCGGGCCGGGTCGCTGCTGTTCGTCCGGGACGCCGGCACGGTCAACCGGATGCAGCGGATGGCGATGCGGAGCCGGCTCGGCGTGCCGCTGCTGTTCGGGTTCGACGTCGTCCACGGGATGCGCACGATCCTGCCGGTGCCGATCGCGCTGGCCGCGAGCTGGTGCCCGGAGACGATCGAGGCGGGGCAGGCGGTGGCGGCCCGGGAGGCGCGGGCGCTCGGCATCCACTGGACGTTCGCCCCGATGATTGACATCGCCCGCGATCCGCGCTGGGGGCGCATCGTCGAGGGTGCCGGCGAGGACCCGTACCTCGGTGCGGCCGTCGCCGCCGCGCAGGTGCGCGGGTTCCAGGGCGATCTCGGCCCGGACCGGCTGGTCGCCGGGCCGAAGCACTTCGCCGGGTACGGTGCGGCCCGCGGCGGCCGGGACTACGACGACGCGGACATCTCCGACTCCGAGCTGTGGAACGTGTACCTGCCGCCGTTCCGGGCCGCGGTGGACGCGGGCGCGCTGAACGTGATGAGCGCCTACATGGACCTCAACGGCGTCCCGGCGTCCGGCAACCGGTGGCTGCTCACCGACGTACTGCGGGAGAGTTTCGGTTTTGCCGGGTTCGTCGTCTCGGACGCGAACGCGGTGAGGTCGCTGGAGGTGCAGCACTTCGCCCGCGACCTCACCGACGCGGGCGCCCGCGCGCTCGACGCGGGGCTGGACATGGAGATGTGCATGTACGACCCGGCGTTCGCGCGGCTGCCCGAGGCCGTCGCCGCCGGTCTGGTCACCGAGGAGCAGATCGACACCGCGGTCCGGCGGGTGCTGACGGTGAAGTTCCGGCTGGGCCTGTTCGAGAACCCGTACGCCGACGAGGGCCGCACGCACGACCTGGCCGCGCACCGGGACACCGCCCGGGTCGCGGCCGAGCGGAGCATCGTGCTGCTCAAGAACGACGGCGGGCTGCTGCCGCTGGCCGCGCCGGCCCGGATCGCGGTCGTCGGCGAACTGGCCACCGCCACGCGGGACTCGCTCGGCCCGTGGGTCTTCGGGCACGACACCGGCGAGACCGTCACCGTCCTGGACGGGCTGCGGGCCAGGTTCGGCGACGGCGTGACGCACGCGCCGGGTGTGCACCTGCCGGGGCGGGTCTTCCCGTCCATCTTCGACCAGATGGAGCCGCCGCCGGCGATCCCGTCCGGTGACCAGGACGACGCCGAGATCGACCGTGCGGTCGCGCTGGCCGCCGGCGCGGACGTCGCGGTCGTGGTGGTCGGCCAGCGGCAGAACCAGATCGGCGAGAACGCGTCGTCGGCCACGCTGGACCTGCCCGGCCGGCAACTGGAGCAGCTGCGGCGGATCACCGCGACCGGCACGCCGGTGGTGCTCGTGGTGATGTCCGGCCGGCCGCTGGACCTGCGCTGGGCGGACGCGCACGTGCCCGCGATCGTGCAGGCCTGGTACCCCGGCACGTCCGGCGGGCACGCGGTGGCCGCGGTCCTCGCCGGCGACGTCTCCCCGGCCGGGCGGCTGCCGTTCACCTGGCCACGGCACGCCGGGCAGGTGCCGATGATCTACGCCCACCACCGTACGTTCGCCCCTCAGGACCAGGACAAGCGGTACTGGGAGGAGGAGAGCACCCCGCTGTACCCGTTCGGCCACGGCCTGTCCTACGCCTCGTTCGACTACGCGAACCTGCGGACGGCGGCCGGCACGGTCGCGGTCGGCGCGACGACCGAGGTGTCCGTGGACGTCACGAACACGTCCGCGCGCGAGGCCGACGAGGTCGTCCAGCTCTACATCCACCAGCGGTACGGCAGCGCCTCCCGGCCCGTACGCGAGCTGAAGGGTTTCCGGCGCCTGACGCTCGCGCCCGGCGAGACCCGCACGGTCACGTTCCCGCTCGGCCCGGCCGAACTGTCCTACTGGAACGCCGCCACCCGCACGGTCGTGCAGGACGCCACCACGCTCGACGTCTGGGCCGGCGGCAGTTCCACCGCGACGCTCAGCACCCGGCTGGAGGTCACGCCGTAG
- a CDS encoding RNA polymerase sigma factor, with protein sequence MRNAADEERFRALHRETFADLLRFVERRVPPDEAEDVVSTVFLTAWRRFDDLPDDTRPWLFAVARKTMANRTRGWLRRRALDVRLAAAEPAHVPDDSTGTAARVDLERAWRALSPADREVLALVAFDGLTAEQAATVLGCRRGTFTMRLSRARRRLSDALEPARPTRPHTVRETSWTQA encoded by the coding sequence ATGAGGAACGCGGCCGACGAGGAACGGTTCCGGGCGCTGCACCGGGAGACGTTCGCCGACCTGCTGCGCTTCGTCGAGCGGCGGGTGCCGCCCGACGAGGCCGAGGACGTCGTGTCCACGGTCTTCCTGACCGCCTGGCGGCGCTTCGACGACCTGCCGGACGACACCCGGCCGTGGCTGTTCGCGGTGGCCCGCAAAACCATGGCGAACCGCACCCGCGGCTGGCTGCGCCGCCGGGCGCTCGACGTCCGGCTGGCGGCCGCCGAGCCGGCCCACGTGCCGGACGACAGCACCGGCACCGCGGCCCGCGTCGACCTGGAACGGGCCTGGCGCGCGCTGAGCCCGGCCGACCGGGAGGTGCTCGCGCTGGTCGCGTTCGACGGCCTGACCGCGGAGCAGGCCGCCACCGTTCTCGGCTGCCGGCGCGGCACGTTCACGATGCGGCTGTCCCGGGCCCGCCGGCGCCTGTCCGACGCCCTCGAACCCGCCCGCCCCACCCGCCCCCACACCGTCAGGGAGACGTCATGGACGCAAGCATGA
- a CDS encoding cation diffusion facilitator family transporter: MVFPPRIPEAAMGGHHDHSHDHSHAHEHSPARDHTHAHGRAGLAGWLRHRLTPHSHDTADKVDAALEASREGMRALWISLAALGATALAQAAVVLLSGSVALLGDTLHNVADALTAVPLGIAFLIGRRAATRAYTYGFGRAEDLAGIVIVLVIAGSAVLAGWTALDRLLHPAGITHLPFVAAAGVIGFVGNELVARYRIAVGRRIGSAALVADGLHARTDGFTSLAVVAAAGGAALGWHRADPVVGLIIAVAIAFVLKDAAREVYRRLMDRVDPALVDTAEHTLRHVPGVRDVTGLRLRWIGHRMHAEADIVLDADLTLQAAHEIAADAEHRLTHAVPRLDRVTVHTDPATHPGAAHHSALSHHRHAATI; encoded by the coding sequence GTGGTCTTTCCACCGCGAATTCCGGAGGCGGCCATGGGCGGGCACCACGACCATTCGCACGACCATTCGCACGCGCACGAGCATTCGCCGGCGCGTGACCACACGCACGCGCACGGCCGTGCGGGTCTCGCCGGGTGGCTGCGGCACCGGCTGACACCGCACTCGCACGACACCGCGGACAAGGTCGACGCCGCGCTGGAGGCGTCCCGCGAGGGCATGCGCGCCCTGTGGATCTCCCTGGCCGCGCTCGGCGCCACCGCGCTCGCCCAGGCCGCCGTGGTGCTGCTCTCCGGCTCGGTCGCGCTGCTCGGCGACACGCTGCACAACGTCGCGGACGCGCTCACCGCCGTACCGCTCGGCATCGCGTTCCTGATCGGCCGCCGCGCCGCCACCCGGGCGTACACCTACGGCTTCGGCCGCGCCGAGGACCTGGCCGGGATCGTGATCGTGCTGGTCATCGCCGGCTCCGCGGTGCTGGCCGGCTGGACCGCGCTCGACCGGCTGCTGCACCCGGCCGGGATCACCCATCTGCCGTTCGTCGCCGCCGCCGGCGTCATCGGGTTCGTCGGCAACGAGCTCGTCGCCCGGTACCGGATCGCGGTCGGCCGCCGGATCGGGTCCGCCGCGCTGGTCGCCGACGGCCTGCACGCCCGCACCGACGGCTTCACCTCACTGGCCGTGGTCGCCGCCGCCGGCGGCGCCGCGCTCGGCTGGCACCGGGCCGACCCGGTCGTCGGCCTGATCATCGCGGTCGCGATCGCGTTCGTCCTCAAGGACGCCGCCCGCGAGGTCTACCGCCGCCTGATGGACCGCGTCGACCCGGCCCTGGTCGACACGGCCGAACACACGCTGCGCCACGTCCCCGGCGTCCGCGACGTCACCGGCCTGCGCCTGCGCTGGATCGGCCACCGCATGCACGCCGAGGCCGACATCGTCCTCGACGCCGACCTCACCCTCCAGGCCGCCCACGAGATCGCCGCCGACGCCGAACACCGCCTCACCCACGCCGTCCCCCGCCTCGACCGCGTCACCGTCCACACCGACCCGGCCACCCACCCCGGCGCCGCCCACCACAGCGCGCTGTCCCACCACCGCCACGCGGCAACGATCTGA
- a CDS encoding AraC family transcriptional regulator, whose translation MHLSLRTDDLDQARGAVVDGYYGSRLDVLGQAAPVGAVFDLLVNNTMTIGLMRFAVDVRTRTPELGSYHVNLPLDGNLSWQQPHAGPRIATPKEAAVYRPEGYTLVDRWPAGTRLLAVKVDRETMERTLGRMIGRPVEESILLAPVMNVVDGPGRTWTGLVRLLAAQSRGPDGLAAHPLLGPQIAEAAVRALLLSVDHQFAELLHDPFSRPATSASIQRALDAIHDAPELPWTLSELARRARVSTRTLQIGFRRHCGATPTAYLRDVRLTRAHLELRVSDPAATKVTEIASRWGFVHMGRFAASYRARYGCQPSDTLHDVSP comes from the coding sequence GTGCACCTGTCACTGCGCACCGACGACCTCGACCAGGCACGTGGCGCGGTCGTCGACGGCTACTACGGCTCACGACTCGACGTGCTCGGCCAGGCGGCGCCGGTCGGCGCCGTGTTCGACCTGCTCGTGAACAACACCATGACGATCGGCCTGATGCGCTTCGCCGTGGACGTGCGCACCCGGACCCCCGAACTCGGCTCCTACCACGTGAACCTGCCGCTGGACGGGAACCTCAGCTGGCAGCAGCCGCACGCCGGACCGCGGATCGCCACCCCGAAGGAGGCCGCCGTCTACCGGCCGGAGGGCTACACGCTGGTCGACCGGTGGCCGGCCGGCACCCGGCTGCTCGCGGTCAAGGTCGACCGGGAGACCATGGAGCGCACACTCGGCCGCATGATCGGCCGCCCGGTCGAGGAGTCGATCCTGCTCGCCCCGGTCATGAACGTCGTCGACGGTCCCGGCCGCACCTGGACCGGACTGGTCCGGCTGCTGGCCGCCCAGTCCCGCGGCCCGGACGGGCTCGCCGCCCACCCGCTGCTCGGCCCGCAGATCGCCGAGGCCGCGGTGCGCGCGCTGCTGCTGTCCGTCGACCACCAGTTCGCCGAGCTGCTGCACGACCCGTTCAGCCGGCCGGCCACCTCCGCGTCGATCCAGCGGGCGCTGGACGCGATCCACGACGCCCCGGAGCTGCCCTGGACGCTCAGCGAACTGGCCCGCCGGGCGCGCGTGAGCACCCGTACGCTGCAGATCGGCTTCCGGCGGCACTGCGGCGCCACCCCGACCGCCTACCTGCGCGACGTCCGGCTCACCCGCGCCCACCTTGAACTGCGCGTCTCCGACCCGGCCGCCACCAAGGTCACCGAGATCGCCAGCCGGTGGGGTTTCGTGCACATGGGGCGATTCGCGGCCAGCTACCGCGCCCGCTACGGCTGCCAGCCCTCCGACACGCTGCACGACGTCTCGCCCTAG
- a CDS encoding glycoside hydrolase family 5 protein, protein MPHTLKRLLAGALAAVTMIPVAAVTGAAPAAAATNQFRGMNWAVLGDNFSTGPLVLHGLSQSDSNATVRAKANALYDDMATIGVNTVRLPINTHTVGTTWWNAYRGAIDAATARGFKVILAYWEDGAASGGRITNLAAWNTMWSNVTYTYGANTNVYFEPMNEPHGYTSAEWRTVAANWMSYHYSAVPARTLIGGTGYSQDLRDVCNDSRFNGTLLSFHHYAFFYSPMTYDAFRTHVQTRLGTCASRAVVTEYGAPMSTGLNYADANSTDNFVRHIRAVTQVMRANQMGGVYWPALGGKPTGTSGFDYYSMFALSGSGTSLDLTVRNASGRDRIRYGWGL, encoded by the coding sequence GTGCCGCACACGCTGAAACGCCTCCTCGCCGGCGCGCTCGCCGCGGTGACGATGATCCCGGTCGCCGCGGTCACCGGCGCCGCACCCGCGGCCGCGGCCACCAACCAGTTCCGGGGCATGAACTGGGCGGTGCTCGGCGACAACTTCAGCACCGGGCCGCTGGTCCTGCACGGGCTCAGCCAGTCCGACAGCAACGCGACCGTCCGCGCCAAGGCCAACGCGCTCTACGACGACATGGCCACGATCGGCGTCAACACGGTCCGGCTGCCGATCAACACGCACACCGTCGGCACCACCTGGTGGAACGCCTACCGTGGTGCGATCGACGCCGCCACCGCCCGCGGCTTCAAGGTCATCCTCGCCTACTGGGAGGACGGCGCCGCGTCCGGCGGCCGGATCACGAACCTGGCCGCGTGGAACACCATGTGGTCCAACGTGACGTACACCTACGGCGCGAACACCAACGTCTACTTCGAACCGATGAACGAGCCGCACGGCTACACCTCGGCCGAGTGGCGCACGGTCGCGGCGAACTGGATGAGCTACCACTACTCCGCGGTCCCGGCCCGCACGCTGATCGGTGGCACCGGGTACAGCCAGGACCTGCGGGACGTCTGCAACGACAGCCGGTTCAACGGCACGCTGCTGTCCTTCCACCACTACGCGTTCTTCTACAGCCCGATGACGTACGACGCGTTCCGTACCCACGTGCAGACCCGGCTCGGCACCTGCGCCTCCCGCGCGGTCGTCACCGAGTACGGCGCGCCGATGTCCACCGGGCTCAACTACGCGGACGCGAACAGCACCGACAACTTCGTCCGGCACATCCGCGCGGTCACCCAGGTGATGCGGGCCAACCAGATGGGCGGCGTCTACTGGCCCGCGCTCGGCGGCAAGCCCACCGGCACCTCCGGCTTCGACTACTACTCGATGTTCGCGCTGTCCGGCAGCGGTACCAGCCTCGACCTGACCGTGCGCAACGCCTCCGGCCGGGACCGCATCCGGTACGGCTGGGGTCTGTAG